The DNA sequence GCTCTTAAGGTTTGCATATCCATGATCCTTATGTAGTAAAGCTAATCTCTTGCATGGTTGAATTGAAATCATATAATGCATTTATTCCAAATAGTTCCAATTGTTTGCTTCGCTGACCCAAACAAGGACTTTTGAATCTTCTGATGAGAGCATTTTTATGCTTCAaaccacacagatgctgcagaataTTTAATTTCTGCTGCAGACCCAAGGGGGGAATCAATTCCAGGTTCAACGCTCTCCCATCATCTGTTTATCTCCATCTCTTCAGCTCTTGCAGTATTTTTTTTGCTACGTCTTCTACCTCTGCAGTCCCCTCATGTCTCTAACTGTGGTTGATTATAACAGACTGACTGTTGTTGTGTCCTGAAGGGGGGCACACAGTATACAGTTAACTTCCCTGGCCTCAGGAGCCCAGACCCTCCCTCTCATCCCTCCTCTCCTTCACCAGTGACGTGACAACTGAGAAAATGCAGCACTTCAGTTGACAAGGTGAGCCTCCTCTTGTGTCTATAATACCTCTCAGAAAAAGAGAGATTTTTTCTTTCAGGACAGAAGGCGCAACTACATGGGAGTTTCATCAGTGGAAGGATGCTGAAGATTTATTACATCTGAGCTGCAAAATCATATCACCAGTGCCTTTTGTGAATTTAAGGGGCATGTCAGACAAGCAAAAAGGTTCTGATGGCTTTAAACTttatagagctgcacaatatatcgaaTCCCAAACATCATGTCAATATCATGTTGCAATACTGCAATTTCCAAAAAACTGCTTGGATGTAATGATTGGAAGGGGCATATTGCAGGCGTTTTGCATGCAAATTCTGCATGATGGTAGGAAGTCTGGAAAATCGTATTTAACAATAGTAAATGTTTTCCCGATTTTGCACAGTCACAAAATGTACAAGGTTAACATGATCTACAAAGTTTACTCATTTAAGAAAGCGCTGTTATTTCTATGGAACTGCACTGGTGCGGTCCAACTCGGGGGGGCTCAGTTACAAACTTGGTTGTCAGTTGCCACATTGCTAACTTGACAAATTAAAGGCAGGCTGTTTACAGACAACAATACTGCACTTGTGTGCCACAGAAAATAGGAATTAAAGGTAAGAAAGCTAAATGCACACCGGTCATAAATTCAGCATTTATCACCACTACTTACCTAGTTTCCAACTTTATCAATTTGTTTGctgtaatattttttgtaaGTTGTCGTGAGTTAATTTTCTGGAGTTCAGCCACTTGTATGTTACAATGTATCACAAGGTGCCCAATTCTGACAGATTACTGAGCATCCTGCTAAGATAGGAAAAAAATACCAAGCCTAATCAGTATTGCTTCAATTTGACTGTAGATGGGTAGAAAAATCTTTGATAaatcccattttttttttttaaatcacctgATCTgtattgtacaaataaaaaaaaaacggtgaCCCAATTTTTCCACGTTTGTTACTATAACTATGAAGCAAACTGTTTTCATGAAGTCACCTGATATACCACTTAAAATGTGCATGTTGTTTTATtaccgtttaaaaaaaaaagtatatttaaaaCTTTGTACTGTGATGTTTATGTGTTAAGTATTCAATAAACACAATACATAAATGTTTTGTGCAGGTCTTGTGTTGCATGTaaacattctttaaaaaaatgtttcataaaagcCAACTCCATGGGAGATTTCATGCTGAACTTTACttagaaacaaatgtttctacagGAGTACCACGTGTTTAACACAATAATAAATGAATAGAAAATATGAAGCTAAAGATCAGTAATCTGCTTTGCTTGATGATATTACAGTTTTATAGGCGGACAACTGCTTACACTTTTTCCAATTAAGAAAATGCTTTAGACAACCTATTTACTGGATTTGTCATCGACTGGGTGGTCTTTCCAAATGGGTTCAAGGATATGATCTGGAATCTTCTCCATAGCAGTCTGTAAATGTGAAAAGAGAAGAACAATTCAACTTTATGCATAAATTATTAACAGTCTTAATAAAAGTTGCTGGTTCTTCACTTCCTTACCTTTGTCACCTCCATGGCCACACCTTCAGGAAGATTCCTCTGGATATATTCAAGGTACACTTGTGCTGTGCAGCCTGTAATATGCAGTAGCTAGGAACACAAGTTATTAAAATTACTACATTTTGTTGCTGCTAACtgcattttactttttaacagcTCAAGCCCCCACCTCAATACAGCGGTAGTGTGTCCTCATCTCATACTGAACCCTGTGTTTCTTGTAAATGTGCACAGACTTCAGGAGTGTCAGTCGCTCTATGTCTTTGGGAGGTTCCGAACTGGTAGAAAAGAAGAGTAAAAAACCTggcattacagaatataataTACTTTAATGAGCTTTTGATGTCTTGCCACTGAGACTCACACTTTGCCCATAGTGATGCCCAGCTCTTTAGCCGCCATGGTGGCGAAGAACTCATAGCTGTCCAACACAGCTCTGTCGTGAGCTTTGACCAGAACAAGCACCTTCTGGAAGAGCGTGTCAGGCTCATCTGTGACAGTGATCTGCATGGAGGACAAATTCATTGCTATGGTTGATATAAATGtttctatttaaaaacaatggtaAAACACCAAATAAATG is a window from the Girardinichthys multiradiatus isolate DD_20200921_A chromosome 15, DD_fGirMul_XY1, whole genome shotgun sequence genome containing:
- the mrps10 gene encoding probable 28S ribosomal protein S10, mitochondrial — translated: MAAPLALRRDFFSLARILGGISQLGPRGLSACSSHRKCSQTPFHFLQTSSPFFHTATYLSSTPLTITVTDEPDTLFQKVLVLVKAHDRAVLDSYEFFATMAAKELGITMGKVSEPPKDIERLTLLKSVHIYKKHRVQYEMRTHYRCIELLHITGCTAQVYLEYIQRNLPEGVAMEVTKTAMEKIPDHILEPIWKDHPVDDKSSK